In Carassius carassius chromosome 5, fCarCar2.1, whole genome shotgun sequence, one genomic interval encodes:
- the LOC132140387 gene encoding uncharacterized protein LOC132140387 → MELQERFSTSVNIYEESEGNAEKRVMHKNCDAKTEDIYQSLQLSPTAHHGTINSTTLLSKHYERKCVFLLFAVNILISAIILVIVGLNYSHNRETQPIKGQKEMWLLRDDVFYLFWSDQIDCCAAERFCSERNASLAVLTERNKVWLMSRTNGKQFLVSRASSDGSGNTASPSVENENCECGIMTEDVDTYHGEGFVCERSVNPSQKLCRFYLF, encoded by the exons ATGGAGCTGCAGGAGCGTTTTTCTACGTCCGTCAATATTTACGAAGAAAGTGAAGGAAATGCAGAGAAGAGGGTTATGCATAAAAATTGTGATGCTAAAACAGAAGATATTTATCAAAGTCTTCAGCTTTCACCTACTGCACACCATGGAACTATAAACAGCACAACACTGCTCTCAA AACACTATGAAAGAAAGTGTGTGTTTTTACTGTTTGCTGTGAACATTCTTATCTCAGCCATCATCCTTGTCATTGTGGGTCTAAATT ACTCTCACAACAGAGAAACACAACCAATAAAAGGACAAAAAG AAATGTGGCTTCTCCGTGACGATGTGTTTTATTTGTTCTGGAGTGACCAAATTGATTGCTGCGCTGCTGAGCGCTTCTGCTCTGAGAGAAACGCCAGTCTGGCCGTTTTAACTGAGCGTAACAAG GTCTGGTTGATGTCTAGGACCAATGGAAAGCAATTTTTGGTCTCAAGAGCCTCATCAGATGGATCTGGAAACACTGCTTCTCCCTCAGTG GAAAATGAAAATTGTGAGTGTGGCATCATGACCGAAGATGTTGACACCTACCATGGAGAAGGATTTGTGTGTGAAAGGAGTGTGAATCCCAGTCAGAAATTGTGCAGATTTTACCTCTTTTGA